From the Campylobacter volucris genome, the window CTTTTATAATCTTGTTGTTTCATTTGAGCTACTCCAAGATTGTAGCTTGATAATGATTCATTAAAGATATTAACACTATCATAAAGTTCTAATGCGCCTTTAACATCGCCTTTTTCATACAATAAATTTGCCTTTTGGATGACTAAATCAAGCGCAGATTGTTGAATTTTTGTAATTTCTACTGAAGTATTGGTTTCTTTTATCGTTTCGTGTGCAACAACTGCTTGAGGTTCTTTTTTAAAAACTATAAGTAAAATTAAAACTATAAGTAAAATTAAAACAAGCCCCACAAGAGCACCTATTATGATGAGAAAATTTTTATCAAAAAGTTTTTTATTTTCTTCTTTTTGTGTTTCTTGTGGTTCTTCTTCAACTCTTTGAAAAGTATTTTCCTCTTCTAATTCAGGAGGAATAGTTCCAGGTGGAATTTCAGGTTCTAAATTTTCTTCAAGATTGTTAGTATTTTCTTGATTGTCTTGTTCTTTTAGTGTTACTTCTTCTGCCATTTTTTATTCTTAAAAATATTTTCTTAAAACATCAGGTATTGTTATTTTGCCATTTTTATCTTGATAGTTTTCCATTATAGCTATCAAAGTGCGTCCTACGGCTAAAGATGAGCCATTTAAAGTATGAACTAATTCGTTTTTGCCTTTTTCATTTTTATAGCGAATTTTTGCTCTTCTTGCTTGAAAATCTTTGCAATTTGATACTGAAGAAATTTCTCTGTATTTATTTTGAGAAGGTAACCAAACTTCTAAATCGACAGTTTTTGCAGCAGAAAATCCTAAATCCCCTGTACAAAGCATTAGGTGTCTGTGAGCAAGTCCTAAAGAGCTTAATAAATCACTAGCACAAGCAACCATTTCTTCAAAAACTATATCGCTTTGCTCAGGTTTTGTTATGCTAACAAGTTCTACTTTTTCAAATTGATGTTGTCTTATAATTCCTCTTGTGTCTCGTCCAGCGCTTCCTGCTTCTTTTCTAAAACAAGCACTATAACAAGTCATTTTTATAGGTAAAGATTCGCTTGTTAAAATTTCATTTGAGTAAAGATTGGTTACTGGAATTTCAGAAGTTGAGATGAGATATAAATCTTCATTATCTATTTTATACATATCATCTTTGAATTTTGGAAGTTGTCCTGTTCCATACATAGTAGTACTATTAACTAAAAATGGGACATTTACCAAATCAAAACCCCTGCTTCTATTAAAATCAATCATATAATTTACTAAAGCTCTACTTAACAAAGCTCCTTCATTTTTCAATACACAAAAGCGACTTTGAGAAATTTTTACCCCTCTTGCAAAATCAAGCCAATTTAAATTTTCTCCTAAATCATGATGTTCTTTGATTTCAAAATCAAATTGAGGAGGAGTTAGAACTTTTTTTAATTCTATATTTTCATTTTCATCTTCACCAATAGGAACGCAATCATCAGGTATATTTGGAATAGCAATTGCAATTTCTTCAAGTTTTTCTTCAAGATTAGCAACTATTTTTGATTGAGTATTGATTTTTTCTTTGTTTTGACTTAATTGAATTTTTAAACTTTCTTTATCAGCAGCACTAGCTAGTTCTTTGCTAAATTTATTTTGAAAGGCTTGGAGTTCTTCTAAAATAGCTTTTTCTTTTTTTAGCTCGATAAATAATTGCTGTAATTGTTTTAGCGTATTTTCATCTACTTTTTTTGCTTTTAATTTTGGTGAGATTTCTTCAAAATTATTTTGTAAAAGTCTAAGATCTAACATATTTACTCCTTAATCATAGTCCTATTTTAGCATAAATTTTTTCCATTGTTTCTTGAGCTGTTTTTTTGGCTTTTTTTGCGCCAAATTCTAAGATTTCTTTAATTTTAGATGGATTTTGTAATAAATTTTCATATTCATTTTTAGCATGGGCAAAATAATCATTAATTATATCATTTAAATACATCTTAAAATGTCCATAACCTTCTCCACCTTTTTGATATCTAGCTTTTAATTTTTCTTGCTCGTTTTCATCAAGAAAAAGTTTTGCTATGTTAAAAATATTGCAAGTTGTATAATCTTTTGGATCTTCTAAAGCAGTGCTATCAGTTATAATAGAAGAAACTTGCTTTTTTAAAGTTTTAGCAGAACTAAAAATATCAATAGTATTTTGATAAGATTTGCTCATCTTAGCTCCATCAGTACCTGGGACCACTGCTACTTCTTCGCTTACTTTTGCACTTGGTAGAGTAAAAATTTCTCCCCATTCGTTGTTTACTTTTAAGGCTATATCTCTTGCGATTTCTACATGTTGAATTTGATCTTTACCAACTGGAACGATATTAGGGTTAAAAAGTAAAATATCAGCAGCCATTAAAACAGGATAAGAAAAAAGCCCATGGTTTGAATTTAATCCTTTTGCGATTTTATCTTTATAAGAATGAGCTCTTTCTAAAAGTCCCATTGGAGTAAATTGTGACAAAATCCAATAAAGCTCCAAAACTTCTTTTACATCACTTTGCAGCCAAAAAACACTTTTTTGAGGATCAATGCCTAAGCTTAAAAACGCAGCAGCTGCTTTGAGTGAGTTTTGTTTTAAAAATTCACCATTTTGATTGGATGTCATAGCATGATAATTAGCTATAAAAATATACATTTGATTTTGTTCTTGCAAATCAAGCATTTGTTTGATAGAGCCAAAATAATTTCCTATGTGTAAATCCCCGCTAGGTTGCAATCCTGTTATAACTCTCATTTTACCTCTTTTTTTATTTGTGTGATGATTTGATCTATGCTTTTATCTTCGATATCTATGATAAAATCAGCTTTTTTTTCATATTTTTGAATTCTTTGATCAAAAAGTATTTTGGCATTAGCTAAGTTTGAAAGTAGGGGTCTTGAAAGAATCTGTGTTTCATCTAATCTGTTTAAAATATAATCAAAACTTGACTTTAGATACACTATAGTGCCAATTTTTTTAATCTTTTTATGTTTGATAAACCCTCCGCCACTTGCAATAGAAGCATTTTTAAGGTTTTTTAAAAAATAAATGAGTTTTTTTTCTTCATTTCTAAAAAAATCTTCCCCGTATAAAGAAAATATTTTATGAATTTCAAGATCAAATTTTTGTTTTATTAGCTCATCAGTATCTAGGAAGAATTTATCATATTTTTTAGCATATGCTTTAGCTATGGTGCTTTTTCCACAACCCATAAAGCCAACAAAAAGGAGATTATCCTTCTTGTTCATCTTTGCTTCCTTTTTTTCTTGAAGCTATGATTAAAGGAACACCCTCAAAATTAAATTTCTTTCTAATTTGATTTTGCAAATAACGCTTATAGGAAAAATGCAAAGCTTTTGGCCTATTCATAATTAAAGCGATTTTTGGAGGTGCAAGATCATATTGAACTGCATAATAAATTTTTACCAATTTTCCATAATCATGTGGTAAAGGATGAGCTCTTGTAGCTTCTTCTATTAAAGTATTTAGTTTAGCAGTTGGAATTTTTTGAGTAAAATTTGCAAAAATTTCTAAAATTTTATCTAAAAGCACATGCACTCTTTTGCCACTTAAGGCTGATACGCTAACAACTGGAGCATAAGCCAAAAATTTAAAGCGATCTAGTTTTAATTCTTTTAAAGTTTTATCAAAATCAAGCTCGCTTTTATCCCATTTATTTAAGACTATAATCACTCCTAGATAATGTTTTGCAGCAAGCCCTGCAATTCTTTCATCAAGCTCATTAAAGCCTTCTGAAGCATCAAGGACTAAAAGTGCAATTTGTGCATTAGCTAAAGCATATTCGGTTCTATTTAGCGCATAGCGTTCTAAGCCTTGAATTTTACCTCTTTTTCTAATTCCTGCAGTATCTACAAATTCAATGATTTTATCTTTATGCATAATACATTCATTAACAGGATCTATGGTTGTACCTGCTATATCACTAACCACACTTCTTTCTTCTTTAACCAAAGCATTTAAAAGACTTGATTTGCCTACATTTACCCTACCAATAATTCCAACTTTAATATGATTTTCATCAATATTTTTGAGTTTAAAATCACCACTATTTTCATCAAAATTTTCTAAATATGCATCAAAATCTTCTTCTTCATCTTGGCTTAAAAAATTCTCATTTAAAAATTTTCCTGCCCACATACAAAGCTCATCTATGCCTATATTATGTGTAACTGAAATATTAAAAATTTCTTTTACTCCAAAGCTAGAAAATTCCCAAGATCTTTCCTCGTCTTTTTTGTTATCTATTTTGTTGATGATTAAGGCTATGGGCTTGTTAAGTTTTTTCATTTCATAAAAAAATGCTTTATCTTCATCACCTGGTAAAAATTTTCCATCTACCATGTAAAAAATGATATCGCTATTTTTGGCAGCTTTTAAAGAATTTGCTTTTACATTTTTAAAAAGTTCATTACTCTCATCAAGTCCGCCACTATCTATCAATAAAGCTTTTTTACCATCTATTTGAACTTCTACTTTATTGGTATCTCTTGTGGTGCCACTTATATCACTAGTAATGGCTATGCGTTTTCTTGCAAGTCTATTAAAAAGACTTGATTTGCCTACATTAGGTTTTCCTATTAAAATAATACTTTGCATTTATATCCGTTGAGATTTTTATTCGTGATTATATAAAATTTGCCTTAAAATTAAGCAAAAAAGACTAAAATTATGGCAATTTTTTATGGAAATCATATGTTAAGAATAGTCAAGAAAAATTTAGGTATATATTTTATGATTATAGCTTCGATGGAATTTGCATTGGTTGGAGCTTGTGCGAAAATTTTAAGCGAAGAAATATCATCGATTGAAATCATGTTTTTTAGAAATATTATCGGGACTATTTTTATGATTTATTTGCTTTCTAAATTAAAATTTCATAAAAATGGTGGTCATTTTGGTTTATTAATTTTTAGAGGAGTTATAGGAACTATAGCTTTGTATCTTTTCTTTTATAATGTTGCAAATATCTCTTTAGGTGGGGCTTTTGCTTTTCAAAAAACAGCTCCTATTTTTATAGCTTTGATTGCTTTTTTCTTGTTTAAAGAAAAACTAGGATTAAATGCTATTTTTGGAATTTTTATAGCTTTTATTGGAGTTTTGTTGGTTTGTCAGCCTTTTGTTGATGAAGCAAATCATTCAGGGTTTGATTTAAAAAATAGTATTTTAGGAATTTTAAGTGGATTTTGCGCAGCTTTGGCTTTAACTAGTGTAAGAGAGCTGAAAAAATCTTATCCAGCACCTTTTATAGCTTTATCTTTTGTATTGATTGGCACTTTAATGCCTATGTTTTCTATGATTATAGGTTCTTTTTATCAGGTAAAAGAGCTTGATTTTTTGATCGCTCCTTTTGTAATGCCTAGTTTTAAAGCTTGGATTGTTATAGTTTGTATGGGCATATTTGGAGCAATGTATCAAATTCATATTACTAAAGCTTATGGAGTAGCTAAAAAGGCTGGAGTTGTAGCAGGGGTTAGTTATATAGATGTTGTTTTTACTTTGTTTTTAGGGATTTTATTAGGAGATAGTTTTCCTAGTATTTTAGTGTTGATTGGAATTTTTAGTATAGTTTTTGGTGGATTAATTTTAGTAATAAGACAAAACTAAAGGAGTTAAAATGATAGAAAATAAAGTGAATTTAATTTATGGTTTAGAGGATAAACCTCCATTTACAAAAGCTTTTTTTGCAGCTTTGGTGCATTTGATGGCTATGTTTGTAGCTGTGATTACCCCAGCTTTACTTATATGTAAAGGACTTGGTGTTGATGATGAAAATACTACAAGAATTATTTGTATGTCATTATTTGCTTCGGGTATAGCTTCGCTTTTGCAAATTAAAACTTGGGGGATTGTAGGTAGTGGGTTATTATCTATACAAGGAACGAGTTTTAATTTTGTCTCTCCTTTGATTTTAGGTGGCCTTGCTTTAAAAAACGATGGTTTATCTCAAGAAGCTATGCTTGGAGCTATTTTTGGTACTTTAATGTTATGTTCAACCACGGAAATGATAATTTCTCAAATTTTACCTTTTGTAAAAAAGATTATTTCTCCTTTGGTTTCTGGTATTGTTGTTTTGATTATAGGTCTTACTTTGATTAATGTTGGTCTTGTTAGTGCAGGTGGAGGTTTTGGTGCTAAAGCAAATGGGGAATTTGGTTCTTTACATAATTTATTTTTAGCTGGTATTGTGATTTTATGCATTATAGTTTTAAATCTTTTTCGTAATGCTTATATTAGAATTTCATCTTTATTTATAGCTATGATTATTGGGGTTTTGGTTGCGATGTTTTTTGAAAACTTTAATTTGAACTTAAATGAAAATTTA encodes:
- a CDS encoding shikimate kinase, which produces MNKKDNLLFVGFMGCGKSTIAKAYAKKYDKFFLDTDELIKQKFDLEIHKIFSLYGEDFFRNEEKKLIYFLKNLKNASIASGGGFIKHKKIKKIGTIVYLKSSFDYILNRLDETQILSRPLLSNLANAKILFDQRIQKYEKKADFIIDIEDKSIDQIITQIKKEVK
- the trpS gene encoding tryptophan--tRNA ligase — protein: MRVITGLQPSGDLHIGNYFGSIKQMLDLQEQNQMYIFIANYHAMTSNQNGEFLKQNSLKAAAAFLSLGIDPQKSVFWLQSDVKEVLELYWILSQFTPMGLLERAHSYKDKIAKGLNSNHGLFSYPVLMAADILLFNPNIVPVGKDQIQHVEIARDIALKVNNEWGEIFTLPSAKVSEEVAVVPGTDGAKMSKSYQNTIDIFSSAKTLKKQVSSIITDSTALEDPKDYTTCNIFNIAKLFLDENEQEKLKARYQKGGEGYGHFKMYLNDIINDYFAHAKNEYENLLQNPSKIKEILEFGAKKAKKTAQETMEKIYAKIGL
- the serS gene encoding serine--tRNA ligase translates to MLDLRLLQNNFEEISPKLKAKKVDENTLKQLQQLFIELKKEKAILEELQAFQNKFSKELASAADKESLKIQLSQNKEKINTQSKIVANLEEKLEEIAIAIPNIPDDCVPIGEDENENIELKKVLTPPQFDFEIKEHHDLGENLNWLDFARGVKISQSRFCVLKNEGALLSRALVNYMIDFNRSRGFDLVNVPFLVNSTTMYGTGQLPKFKDDMYKIDNEDLYLISTSEIPVTNLYSNEILTSESLPIKMTCYSACFRKEAGSAGRDTRGIIRQHQFEKVELVSITKPEQSDIVFEEMVACASDLLSSLGLAHRHLMLCTGDLGFSAAKTVDLEVWLPSQNKYREISSVSNCKDFQARRAKIRYKNEKGKNELVHTLNGSSLAVGRTLIAIMENYQDKNGKITIPDVLRKYF
- a CDS encoding DMT family transporter, with product MLRIVKKNLGIYFMIIASMEFALVGACAKILSEEISSIEIMFFRNIIGTIFMIYLLSKLKFHKNGGHFGLLIFRGVIGTIALYLFFYNVANISLGGAFAFQKTAPIFIALIAFFLFKEKLGLNAIFGIFIAFIGVLLVCQPFVDEANHSGFDLKNSILGILSGFCAALALTSVRELKKSYPAPFIALSFVLIGTLMPMFSMIIGSFYQVKELDFLIAPFVMPSFKAWIVIVCMGIFGAMYQIHITKAYGVAKKAGVVAGVSYIDVVFTLFLGILLGDSFPSILVLIGIFSIVFGGLILVIRQN
- a CDS encoding uracil-xanthine permease family protein, encoding MIENKVNLIYGLEDKPPFTKAFFAALVHLMAMFVAVITPALLICKGLGVDDENTTRIICMSLFASGIASLLQIKTWGIVGSGLLSIQGTSFNFVSPLILGGLALKNDGLSQEAMLGAIFGTLMLCSTTEMIISQILPFVKKIISPLVSGIVVLIIGLTLINVGLVSAGGGFGAKANGEFGSLHNLFLAGIVILCIIVLNLFRNAYIRISSLFIAMIIGVLVAMFFENFNLNLNENLPMIFLPNPVHYGLSIDYNLILPLILVFMVTSLETIGDISATSEVSNQPLKGEIYTKRLKGGVLANGLNSFVSALFNTFPNSCFGQNNGVIALTGVASRYVGFIVAFMLMILGLFPIVADIALQIPEPVLGGATLVMFGTIAATGVRIISKENLNRRSIIIIAMSLGIGLGVSNNPDILNFMPSWFKTLFSSGIAAGAITAIILNFIFPIEENQRKIK
- the der gene encoding ribosome biogenesis GTPase Der — translated: MQSIILIGKPNVGKSSLFNRLARKRIAITSDISGTTRDTNKVEVQIDGKKALLIDSGGLDESNELFKNVKANSLKAAKNSDIIFYMVDGKFLPGDEDKAFFYEMKKLNKPIALIINKIDNKKDEERSWEFSSFGVKEIFNISVTHNIGIDELCMWAGKFLNENFLSQDEEEDFDAYLENFDENSGDFKLKNIDENHIKVGIIGRVNVGKSSLLNALVKEERSVVSDIAGTTIDPVNECIMHKDKIIEFVDTAGIRKRGKIQGLERYALNRTEYALANAQIALLVLDASEGFNELDERIAGLAAKHYLGVIIVLNKWDKSELDFDKTLKELKLDRFKFLAYAPVVSVSALSGKRVHVLLDKILEIFANFTQKIPTAKLNTLIEEATRAHPLPHDYGKLVKIYYAVQYDLAPPKIALIMNRPKALHFSYKRYLQNQIRKKFNFEGVPLIIASRKKGSKDEQEG